The proteins below come from a single Macaca fascicularis isolate 582-1 chromosome 9, T2T-MFA8v1.1 genomic window:
- the ZNF239 gene encoding zinc finger protein 239 isoform X1, translating into MMLLTSPPFQGICADGCLLRRNVLNVLGTSYIQECLCGLHGGEVRPPGLCSQEAVQSCNAGNYRNLVLVGDLNENSVENLQQKALQDLLHELSSWLILEGMASTITGSQDCIVNHQGEVDGEPELDLSLCQQWGEASSRISRNRDSVMTLQSDYFKNSESETYLPLKVPSQIDTQYSSVKFCKKEPQNHQESKHLFVTEESTERKVIKGESFSENLQVKMVSDGKELASPLLNGEATCQNGQLKESLDPINCNGRDIYGWKSQVISCSQQRAHTEEKPCDHNNCGKILNTSPDGHPYEKIHTAEKQYECGQCGKNFSQSSELLLHQRDHTEEKPYKCEQCGKGFTRSSSLLIHQAVHTDEKPYKCDKCGKGFTRSSSLLIHHAVHTGEKPYKCDKCGKGFSQSSKLHIHQRVHTGEKPYECGECGMSFSQRSNLHIHQRVHTGERPYKCGECGKGFSQSSNLHIHRCIHTGEKPYQCYECGKGFSQSSDLRIHLRVHTGEKPYHCGKCGKGFSQSSKLLIHQRVHTGEKPYECSKCGKGFSQSSNLHIHQRVHKKDPR; encoded by the exons ATGA TGCTACTGACTTCACCCCCGTTCCAGGGCATTTGTGCAGATGGTTGTTTGTTGAGGAGGAATGTGCTTAATGTTTTAGGAACCAGTTACATTCAAGAATGCCTCTGTGGCCTTCACGGAGGAGAAGTGAGGCCGCCTGGACTCTGCTCCCAGGAAGCTGTGCAGAGCTGTAATGCTGGGAACTACAGGAACTTGGTCTTGGTGG GAGACTTGAATGAAAATTCTGTGGAGAATCTTCAGCAGAAAGCACTTCAGGATCTGTTACATGAGCTTtcctcctggctaattttggaaGGCATGGCCAGTACAATTACCGGAAGTCAGGATTGTATCGTGAATCATCAAGGGGAAGTGGATGGGGAGCCTGAACTAGACCTTTCCCTTTGTCAACAGTGGGGAGAAGCATCTTCTCGTATTTCCAGAAACAGGGACAGTGTGATGACTCTTCAAAGTGATTATTTCAAAAACAGTGAAAGTGAAACATATTTGCCTTTGAAAGTCCCAAGCCAAATAGACACACAATACTCTTCAGTGAAGTTCTGTAAGAAGGAGCCTCAGAATCATCAGGAAAGCAAACATCTCTTTGTAACGGAAGAAAGCACTGAGAGAAAAGTGATAAAGGGAGAAAGTTTTTCAGAGAACCTTCAAGTTAAAATGGTGTCTGATGGAAAAGAACTGGCCTCGCCATTGTTAAATGGTGAGGCAACTTGCCAGAATGGCCAGTTAAAAGAATCTTTGGATCCCATTAACTGTAACGGCAGAGACATTTATGGATGGAAATCACAGGTGATCAGTTGTAGTCAGCAGAGAGCTCATACAGAGGAGAAACCCTGTGACCATAATAACTGTGGGAAAATACTTAACACCAGCCCAGATGGTCATCCATATGAGAAAATCCACACTGCAGAGAAACAATATGAATGTGGTCAGTGTGGTAAGAACTTCAGTCAAAGCTCAGAACTACTACTTCATCAGAGAGACCACACAGAagaaaaaccctacaaatgtgaacaGTGTGGGAAGGGCTTCACAAGGAGCTCGAGTCTGCTTATCCATCAGGCAGTCCACACAGATGAGAAGCCTTATAAGTGTGACAAGTGTGGGAAGGGCTTCACCAGGAGCTCAAGTCTGCTCATCCATCATGCTGTCCATACAGGCGAGAAACCTTATAAATGTGACAAGTGTGGGAAGGGCTTTAGTCAGAGCTCCAAACTACATATCCACCAGCGAGTCCACACTGGAGAAAAGCCCTATGAGTGTGGGGAGTGCGGTATGAGCTTCAGTCAGCGCTCAAACCTGCACATCCACCAGCGAGTACACACAGGAGAGAGGCCCTACAAGTGTGGCGAGTGTGGGAAGGGCTTCAGTCAGAGCTCGAACCTGCACATTCACCGGTGCATCCACACGGGAGAGAAGCCTTACCAATGCTATGAGTGTGGGAAGGGTTTCAGCCAGAGCTCGGATCTTCGCATCCATCTCAGAGTCCACACTGGGGAGAAGCCCTATCACTGTGGCAAGTGTGGGAAGGGATTTAGCCAGAGTTCCAAACTCCTCATCCACCAGAGAGtacatactggagagaagccctatgAGTGCAGCAAGTGTGGGAAGGGCTTCAGCCAGAGCTCCAACCTTCACATCCACCAGCGGGTTCATAAGAAAGATCCTCGCTAA
- the ZNF239 gene encoding zinc finger protein 239 isoform X3, with protein sequence MRTSYIQECLCGLHGGEVRPPGLCSQEAVQSCNAGNYRNLVLVGDLNENSVENLQQKALQDLLHELSSWLILEGMASTITGSQDCIVNHQGEVDGEPELDLSLCQQWGEASSRISRNRDSVMTLQSDYFKNSESETYLPLKVPSQIDTQYSSVKFCKKEPQNHQESKHLFVTEESTERKVIKGESFSENLQVKMVSDGKELASPLLNGEATCQNGQLKESLDPINCNGRDIYGWKSQVISCSQQRAHTEEKPCDHNNCGKILNTSPDGHPYEKIHTAEKQYECGQCGKNFSQSSELLLHQRDHTEEKPYKCEQCGKGFTRSSSLLIHQAVHTDEKPYKCDKCGKGFTRSSSLLIHHAVHTGEKPYKCDKCGKGFSQSSKLHIHQRVHTGEKPYECGECGMSFSQRSNLHIHQRVHTGERPYKCGECGKGFSQSSNLHIHRCIHTGEKPYQCYECGKGFSQSSDLRIHLRVHTGEKPYHCGKCGKGFSQSSKLLIHQRVHTGEKPYECSKCGKGFSQSSNLHIHQRVHKKDPR encoded by the exons ATGA GAACCAGTTACATTCAAGAATGCCTCTGTGGCCTTCACGGAGGAGAAGTGAGGCCGCCTGGACTCTGCTCCCAGGAAGCTGTGCAGAGCTGTAATGCTGGGAACTACAGGAACTTGGTCTTGGTGG GAGACTTGAATGAAAATTCTGTGGAGAATCTTCAGCAGAAAGCACTTCAGGATCTGTTACATGAGCTTtcctcctggctaattttggaaGGCATGGCCAGTACAATTACCGGAAGTCAGGATTGTATCGTGAATCATCAAGGGGAAGTGGATGGGGAGCCTGAACTAGACCTTTCCCTTTGTCAACAGTGGGGAGAAGCATCTTCTCGTATTTCCAGAAACAGGGACAGTGTGATGACTCTTCAAAGTGATTATTTCAAAAACAGTGAAAGTGAAACATATTTGCCTTTGAAAGTCCCAAGCCAAATAGACACACAATACTCTTCAGTGAAGTTCTGTAAGAAGGAGCCTCAGAATCATCAGGAAAGCAAACATCTCTTTGTAACGGAAGAAAGCACTGAGAGAAAAGTGATAAAGGGAGAAAGTTTTTCAGAGAACCTTCAAGTTAAAATGGTGTCTGATGGAAAAGAACTGGCCTCGCCATTGTTAAATGGTGAGGCAACTTGCCAGAATGGCCAGTTAAAAGAATCTTTGGATCCCATTAACTGTAACGGCAGAGACATTTATGGATGGAAATCACAGGTGATCAGTTGTAGTCAGCAGAGAGCTCATACAGAGGAGAAACCCTGTGACCATAATAACTGTGGGAAAATACTTAACACCAGCCCAGATGGTCATCCATATGAGAAAATCCACACTGCAGAGAAACAATATGAATGTGGTCAGTGTGGTAAGAACTTCAGTCAAAGCTCAGAACTACTACTTCATCAGAGAGACCACACAGAagaaaaaccctacaaatgtgaacaGTGTGGGAAGGGCTTCACAAGGAGCTCGAGTCTGCTTATCCATCAGGCAGTCCACACAGATGAGAAGCCTTATAAGTGTGACAAGTGTGGGAAGGGCTTCACCAGGAGCTCAAGTCTGCTCATCCATCATGCTGTCCATACAGGCGAGAAACCTTATAAATGTGACAAGTGTGGGAAGGGCTTTAGTCAGAGCTCCAAACTACATATCCACCAGCGAGTCCACACTGGAGAAAAGCCCTATGAGTGTGGGGAGTGCGGTATGAGCTTCAGTCAGCGCTCAAACCTGCACATCCACCAGCGAGTACACACAGGAGAGAGGCCCTACAAGTGTGGCGAGTGTGGGAAGGGCTTCAGTCAGAGCTCGAACCTGCACATTCACCGGTGCATCCACACGGGAGAGAAGCCTTACCAATGCTATGAGTGTGGGAAGGGTTTCAGCCAGAGCTCGGATCTTCGCATCCATCTCAGAGTCCACACTGGGGAGAAGCCCTATCACTGTGGCAAGTGTGGGAAGGGATTTAGCCAGAGTTCCAAACTCCTCATCCACCAGAGAGtacatactggagagaagccctatgAGTGCAGCAAGTGTGGGAAGGGCTTCAGCCAGAGCTCCAACCTTCACATCCACCAGCGGGTTCATAAGAAAGATCCTCGCTAA
- the ZNF239 gene encoding zinc finger protein 239 isoform X4, which produces MRNPSPLGVRNDQGPGDLNENSVENLQQKALQDLLHELSSWLILEGMASTITGSQDCIVNHQGEVDGEPELDLSLCQQWGEASSRISRNRDSVMTLQSDYFKNSESETYLPLKVPSQIDTQYSSVKFCKKEPQNHQESKHLFVTEESTERKVIKGESFSENLQVKMVSDGKELASPLLNGEATCQNGQLKESLDPINCNGRDIYGWKSQVISCSQQRAHTEEKPCDHNNCGKILNTSPDGHPYEKIHTAEKQYECGQCGKNFSQSSELLLHQRDHTEEKPYKCEQCGKGFTRSSSLLIHQAVHTDEKPYKCDKCGKGFTRSSSLLIHHAVHTGEKPYKCDKCGKGFSQSSKLHIHQRVHTGEKPYECGECGMSFSQRSNLHIHQRVHTGERPYKCGECGKGFSQSSNLHIHRCIHTGEKPYQCYECGKGFSQSSDLRIHLRVHTGEKPYHCGKCGKGFSQSSKLLIHQRVHTGEKPYECSKCGKGFSQSSNLHIHQRVHKKDPR; this is translated from the coding sequence GAGACTTGAATGAAAATTCTGTGGAGAATCTTCAGCAGAAAGCACTTCAGGATCTGTTACATGAGCTTtcctcctggctaattttggaaGGCATGGCCAGTACAATTACCGGAAGTCAGGATTGTATCGTGAATCATCAAGGGGAAGTGGATGGGGAGCCTGAACTAGACCTTTCCCTTTGTCAACAGTGGGGAGAAGCATCTTCTCGTATTTCCAGAAACAGGGACAGTGTGATGACTCTTCAAAGTGATTATTTCAAAAACAGTGAAAGTGAAACATATTTGCCTTTGAAAGTCCCAAGCCAAATAGACACACAATACTCTTCAGTGAAGTTCTGTAAGAAGGAGCCTCAGAATCATCAGGAAAGCAAACATCTCTTTGTAACGGAAGAAAGCACTGAGAGAAAAGTGATAAAGGGAGAAAGTTTTTCAGAGAACCTTCAAGTTAAAATGGTGTCTGATGGAAAAGAACTGGCCTCGCCATTGTTAAATGGTGAGGCAACTTGCCAGAATGGCCAGTTAAAAGAATCTTTGGATCCCATTAACTGTAACGGCAGAGACATTTATGGATGGAAATCACAGGTGATCAGTTGTAGTCAGCAGAGAGCTCATACAGAGGAGAAACCCTGTGACCATAATAACTGTGGGAAAATACTTAACACCAGCCCAGATGGTCATCCATATGAGAAAATCCACACTGCAGAGAAACAATATGAATGTGGTCAGTGTGGTAAGAACTTCAGTCAAAGCTCAGAACTACTACTTCATCAGAGAGACCACACAGAagaaaaaccctacaaatgtgaacaGTGTGGGAAGGGCTTCACAAGGAGCTCGAGTCTGCTTATCCATCAGGCAGTCCACACAGATGAGAAGCCTTATAAGTGTGACAAGTGTGGGAAGGGCTTCACCAGGAGCTCAAGTCTGCTCATCCATCATGCTGTCCATACAGGCGAGAAACCTTATAAATGTGACAAGTGTGGGAAGGGCTTTAGTCAGAGCTCCAAACTACATATCCACCAGCGAGTCCACACTGGAGAAAAGCCCTATGAGTGTGGGGAGTGCGGTATGAGCTTCAGTCAGCGCTCAAACCTGCACATCCACCAGCGAGTACACACAGGAGAGAGGCCCTACAAGTGTGGCGAGTGTGGGAAGGGCTTCAGTCAGAGCTCGAACCTGCACATTCACCGGTGCATCCACACGGGAGAGAAGCCTTACCAATGCTATGAGTGTGGGAAGGGTTTCAGCCAGAGCTCGGATCTTCGCATCCATCTCAGAGTCCACACTGGGGAGAAGCCCTATCACTGTGGCAAGTGTGGGAAGGGATTTAGCCAGAGTTCCAAACTCCTCATCCACCAGAGAGtacatactggagagaagccctatgAGTGCAGCAAGTGTGGGAAGGGCTTCAGCCAGAGCTCCAACCTTCACATCCACCAGCGGGTTCATAAGAAAGATCCTCGCTAA
- the ZNF239 gene encoding zinc finger protein 239 isoform X2 has translation MRNPSPLGVRNDQGPGTSYIQECLCGLHGGEVRPPGLCSQEAVQSCNAGNYRNLVLVGDLNENSVENLQQKALQDLLHELSSWLILEGMASTITGSQDCIVNHQGEVDGEPELDLSLCQQWGEASSRISRNRDSVMTLQSDYFKNSESETYLPLKVPSQIDTQYSSVKFCKKEPQNHQESKHLFVTEESTERKVIKGESFSENLQVKMVSDGKELASPLLNGEATCQNGQLKESLDPINCNGRDIYGWKSQVISCSQQRAHTEEKPCDHNNCGKILNTSPDGHPYEKIHTAEKQYECGQCGKNFSQSSELLLHQRDHTEEKPYKCEQCGKGFTRSSSLLIHQAVHTDEKPYKCDKCGKGFTRSSSLLIHHAVHTGEKPYKCDKCGKGFSQSSKLHIHQRVHTGEKPYECGECGMSFSQRSNLHIHQRVHTGERPYKCGECGKGFSQSSNLHIHRCIHTGEKPYQCYECGKGFSQSSDLRIHLRVHTGEKPYHCGKCGKGFSQSSKLLIHQRVHTGEKPYECSKCGKGFSQSSNLHIHQRVHKKDPR, from the exons GAACCAGTTACATTCAAGAATGCCTCTGTGGCCTTCACGGAGGAGAAGTGAGGCCGCCTGGACTCTGCTCCCAGGAAGCTGTGCAGAGCTGTAATGCTGGGAACTACAGGAACTTGGTCTTGGTGG GAGACTTGAATGAAAATTCTGTGGAGAATCTTCAGCAGAAAGCACTTCAGGATCTGTTACATGAGCTTtcctcctggctaattttggaaGGCATGGCCAGTACAATTACCGGAAGTCAGGATTGTATCGTGAATCATCAAGGGGAAGTGGATGGGGAGCCTGAACTAGACCTTTCCCTTTGTCAACAGTGGGGAGAAGCATCTTCTCGTATTTCCAGAAACAGGGACAGTGTGATGACTCTTCAAAGTGATTATTTCAAAAACAGTGAAAGTGAAACATATTTGCCTTTGAAAGTCCCAAGCCAAATAGACACACAATACTCTTCAGTGAAGTTCTGTAAGAAGGAGCCTCAGAATCATCAGGAAAGCAAACATCTCTTTGTAACGGAAGAAAGCACTGAGAGAAAAGTGATAAAGGGAGAAAGTTTTTCAGAGAACCTTCAAGTTAAAATGGTGTCTGATGGAAAAGAACTGGCCTCGCCATTGTTAAATGGTGAGGCAACTTGCCAGAATGGCCAGTTAAAAGAATCTTTGGATCCCATTAACTGTAACGGCAGAGACATTTATGGATGGAAATCACAGGTGATCAGTTGTAGTCAGCAGAGAGCTCATACAGAGGAGAAACCCTGTGACCATAATAACTGTGGGAAAATACTTAACACCAGCCCAGATGGTCATCCATATGAGAAAATCCACACTGCAGAGAAACAATATGAATGTGGTCAGTGTGGTAAGAACTTCAGTCAAAGCTCAGAACTACTACTTCATCAGAGAGACCACACAGAagaaaaaccctacaaatgtgaacaGTGTGGGAAGGGCTTCACAAGGAGCTCGAGTCTGCTTATCCATCAGGCAGTCCACACAGATGAGAAGCCTTATAAGTGTGACAAGTGTGGGAAGGGCTTCACCAGGAGCTCAAGTCTGCTCATCCATCATGCTGTCCATACAGGCGAGAAACCTTATAAATGTGACAAGTGTGGGAAGGGCTTTAGTCAGAGCTCCAAACTACATATCCACCAGCGAGTCCACACTGGAGAAAAGCCCTATGAGTGTGGGGAGTGCGGTATGAGCTTCAGTCAGCGCTCAAACCTGCACATCCACCAGCGAGTACACACAGGAGAGAGGCCCTACAAGTGTGGCGAGTGTGGGAAGGGCTTCAGTCAGAGCTCGAACCTGCACATTCACCGGTGCATCCACACGGGAGAGAAGCCTTACCAATGCTATGAGTGTGGGAAGGGTTTCAGCCAGAGCTCGGATCTTCGCATCCATCTCAGAGTCCACACTGGGGAGAAGCCCTATCACTGTGGCAAGTGTGGGAAGGGATTTAGCCAGAGTTCCAAACTCCTCATCCACCAGAGAGtacatactggagagaagccctatgAGTGCAGCAAGTGTGGGAAGGGCTTCAGCCAGAGCTCCAACCTTCACATCCACCAGCGGGTTCATAAGAAAGATCCTCGCTAA
- the ZNF239 gene encoding zinc finger protein 239 isoform X5 — MASTITGSQDCIVNHQGEVDGEPELDLSLCQQWGEASSRISRNRDSVMTLQSDYFKNSESETYLPLKVPSQIDTQYSSVKFCKKEPQNHQESKHLFVTEESTERKVIKGESFSENLQVKMVSDGKELASPLLNGEATCQNGQLKESLDPINCNGRDIYGWKSQVISCSQQRAHTEEKPCDHNNCGKILNTSPDGHPYEKIHTAEKQYECGQCGKNFSQSSELLLHQRDHTEEKPYKCEQCGKGFTRSSSLLIHQAVHTDEKPYKCDKCGKGFTRSSSLLIHHAVHTGEKPYKCDKCGKGFSQSSKLHIHQRVHTGEKPYECGECGMSFSQRSNLHIHQRVHTGERPYKCGECGKGFSQSSNLHIHRCIHTGEKPYQCYECGKGFSQSSDLRIHLRVHTGEKPYHCGKCGKGFSQSSKLLIHQRVHTGEKPYECSKCGKGFSQSSNLHIHQRVHKKDPR, encoded by the coding sequence ATGGCCAGTACAATTACCGGAAGTCAGGATTGTATCGTGAATCATCAAGGGGAAGTGGATGGGGAGCCTGAACTAGACCTTTCCCTTTGTCAACAGTGGGGAGAAGCATCTTCTCGTATTTCCAGAAACAGGGACAGTGTGATGACTCTTCAAAGTGATTATTTCAAAAACAGTGAAAGTGAAACATATTTGCCTTTGAAAGTCCCAAGCCAAATAGACACACAATACTCTTCAGTGAAGTTCTGTAAGAAGGAGCCTCAGAATCATCAGGAAAGCAAACATCTCTTTGTAACGGAAGAAAGCACTGAGAGAAAAGTGATAAAGGGAGAAAGTTTTTCAGAGAACCTTCAAGTTAAAATGGTGTCTGATGGAAAAGAACTGGCCTCGCCATTGTTAAATGGTGAGGCAACTTGCCAGAATGGCCAGTTAAAAGAATCTTTGGATCCCATTAACTGTAACGGCAGAGACATTTATGGATGGAAATCACAGGTGATCAGTTGTAGTCAGCAGAGAGCTCATACAGAGGAGAAACCCTGTGACCATAATAACTGTGGGAAAATACTTAACACCAGCCCAGATGGTCATCCATATGAGAAAATCCACACTGCAGAGAAACAATATGAATGTGGTCAGTGTGGTAAGAACTTCAGTCAAAGCTCAGAACTACTACTTCATCAGAGAGACCACACAGAagaaaaaccctacaaatgtgaacaGTGTGGGAAGGGCTTCACAAGGAGCTCGAGTCTGCTTATCCATCAGGCAGTCCACACAGATGAGAAGCCTTATAAGTGTGACAAGTGTGGGAAGGGCTTCACCAGGAGCTCAAGTCTGCTCATCCATCATGCTGTCCATACAGGCGAGAAACCTTATAAATGTGACAAGTGTGGGAAGGGCTTTAGTCAGAGCTCCAAACTACATATCCACCAGCGAGTCCACACTGGAGAAAAGCCCTATGAGTGTGGGGAGTGCGGTATGAGCTTCAGTCAGCGCTCAAACCTGCACATCCACCAGCGAGTACACACAGGAGAGAGGCCCTACAAGTGTGGCGAGTGTGGGAAGGGCTTCAGTCAGAGCTCGAACCTGCACATTCACCGGTGCATCCACACGGGAGAGAAGCCTTACCAATGCTATGAGTGTGGGAAGGGTTTCAGCCAGAGCTCGGATCTTCGCATCCATCTCAGAGTCCACACTGGGGAGAAGCCCTATCACTGTGGCAAGTGTGGGAAGGGATTTAGCCAGAGTTCCAAACTCCTCATCCACCAGAGAGtacatactggagagaagccctatgAGTGCAGCAAGTGTGGGAAGGGCTTCAGCCAGAGCTCCAACCTTCACATCCACCAGCGGGTTCATAAGAAAGATCCTCGCTAA